In the genome of Streptomyces sp. Tu 3180, the window TGCCGGGCAGCTCGTGCGCGGCGCGCTCCCGCCGGGAGCGTTCCCGGTGCCAGCGGCCGAGCAAACCATCGGGGACTTCCTCCGCCGTCAGCGCGAAGACGAGATGGTCGCGCCACGCCCCGTCGATGTGGAGATAGCGGGGGCGCAGTCCCTCCTCGCGGAATCCGAGTTTCTCCACGACCCGGCGGCTGGGCCCGTTCTCCGGGCGAATGCAGACCTCGATGCGGTGCAGTCCGACGGCGCGGAAACAGTGGTCCACGGCCATCGCGACGGCCGTCGGCACCACCCCGCGGCCGGCCACCGCCTCGTCCACCCAGTAGCCGACGTGCCCCGAGCACATCGAGCCCCAGGTGATCCCGGCGACCGTCAGCTGGCCGACGAGGCGTCCCTGGTACTCGATGACGAACGGCAGCATCCGGCCCGCGTTCGCCTCGGACCTGAGGTGGCGGACCATCTGACGGTAGGTCGGCCGGTGGGTGATCGGACCGGCGGGCGTGGGCGGCGGGATGGTCGCCTCCCACGGCCGCAGCCAGTCGCGGTTGCGCCGGTTGACCTCGCGCCAGGCCTTCTGGTCGCGCAGCTTTATCGGCCGGAGGACGATGTCGCCGTCCACCAGCTCGACGGGCCAGGAGGAGCGGTTCAGCTGGCACCCCCGCCACTGGCGTCCGGCCGGGGGTGGTCGCCGCCGCGC includes:
- a CDS encoding GNAT family protein translates to MDGDIVLRPIKLRDQKAWREVNRRNRDWLRPWEATIPPPTPAGPITHRPTYRQMVRHLRSEANAGRMLPFVIEYQGRLVGQLTVAGITWGSMCSGHVGYWVDEAVAGRGVVPTAVAMAVDHCFRAVGLHRIEVCIRPENGPSRRVVEKLGFREEGLRPRYLHIDGAWRDHLVFALTAEEVPDGLLGRWHRERSRRERAAHELPGNERRGP